The DNA window GATGAAACTCAGAGGAGTTTTGTACCTGGAAGCATTATTTGCGACACAACCATCGCATCTATCAAACCAAGGATGCATTTGAGCTAGAAGGCTACAACCGTTCTGATGTCGAAGTCTTCAGCAAACGTCACCGGGCCATCGTCAAAGCGGTTCGGGATGAGGGGCTTGAAGTCACTCCAGAGAACAAGAAGCTGAAGGTACTCCCCACTCGCAAGGCTAAGCGGGGTGTCGGTAAAAAGCTCGAAATCATCCAAGACCACTGGCGAGAAGAAGCCCGCTCTCAAGGGGTTGGTCATCCAGTATTGGCTGAACCCTTGGCGGTAATGCCTGACCCAGACCGAGCCAGGTATGAGGTTGAGAGCGCTATTCGCCATTATGCAGAGTGGTCCTCCATCTTTGAGAAGGACGATATCTATGCCTATGTCTTCAAGACCCTCAAGCGTCAGGGCATGGCTATGGAACAGGTGGATGAGGCCATCAAGCAAAGCAAAGAACTGATCCCCGTTGAGCGTGGATTCACCACCGTCACTGCTGTTGAAGAAGAAGCCCAGATCCACCAGCGCTGGATGGAGGGCCAAGGTCAAGCTCAGCCAATGGTCGCTCATCCTTCCCTTTTGGGGATTAGCGTTGAGCTGAATGAAGACCAGGCCAAGGCCATACTCAATACCCTCACTAGCACTGACCGTTATCAAATCTGGCAGGGCTTTCCAGGGGTGGGCAAGTCCCGAACCCTAGGGGTACTCAAGACTTTACTGAATGGGTCTGGCTTAAATATTCGGGGGTTCAGCCCCACGATTCCAGCGGCGAAGAAGCTCCAAGATGAGCTAGGCATCACGACCAACACCGTTGAGCATCTGGTTCTCCATCAAGTTGATGACAGCCCTAACCAAGTCTGGCTGATTGATGAATCGGGCATGATGAGCCGACGACAGATGAAGGTGATTCTGGAGAAGGCTGAACCCATTGGGGCACAAGTCATCTTCGTGGGGGATGCAGGTCAAAACTCTTCAATTGAGGCGGGCAATCCCTTCAAGTTTATGCAGCGCAATGGAGCCACCACCCACCGAATTGAGGAGATTGTTAGGCAAAAAGTTGATGTCCAGAAGCAAGCCGTTGAACTGATTGCTAGAGGCAGAGGAATTGCAGCACTAGAACTCCTCGATGCCAATGGATATGTGATTGAGTCGGGCGATAAATATGAGATGGCCCAAGCCGCAGCGGATCAGTACCTCGCTCTCCCCCTCAAAGAACAAGAGGAAACCCTGATTATCGCTGGCACCAATGAGGAACGACTCGATACGGAGCAAGCCATTCGTAGAGGCGAGAAACAAGCGGGACGACTCGGGGAATCTAGCAAGATTGTTCAGCTCAAGTCCCGCAACTTGAGTATCGAGCAAAAGCGTCGGGTGGATTGGTATCGAAAAGGGGATTACGTTCGGCTATTGCAAACCTCCCGTTCCGCATCCATCAAGCGGGGACAGCTCTACAAGGTGGAAGCACGAGAGGGAGATGAGCTGGTGGTATCTTCCTTTGGCGGTCGGCTCTATCGATTCAAACCCTCTAAATACAAACTAAAGGAGGTCTACAGTGCCCATAAGTTTGATGTGGCCGTTGGGGATAAGCTCAGATGGACGACAACTATCAAAGAGAACAACTGGATCAACGGTCAGCAGCTCACGGTCACCGCCCTTGATGGTCTGAACATGAAAGTCAGGGACCACGAGGGACGTTCCCATGATGTACCACTGACACAACCGCTTGCCTTGGAATATGACCGGGTGTGGACATCCTACCGCTCCCAGAGTGGCACGAAGAAACGGACGATTGTCATCACCACGAATGACCGGACCTCTAGCCGAGAGCCGTTCCTCGTCGATATTTCTCGCCAAGAACATGAACTAACTGTCTACACCGAGAGCCTGAATAAACTCAGGAATCGGGTCGCCAAATCCAATACCCAAAAAAGTGCTTTAGATTTAATCGAGGGAACCTATGGACACCAACAATCAACAACAGAACGTCAACAATCAACAGCAGATCATCAACGAGCTTCGAATCCAACTCGGTCCACTCACGGACGCGATCACCATCCTGACCAATCAAGTCGAAGAGGTCCAAGCCCAGAACCAACATATCCTAGACGAGAACAGAGAACTCAAGTCCCAGGTCAGAGAACGGATCAACACCATCCCAATGGAAGTCAAAGCCGTTCTCAACCAGTTCATCCAGGAGTTCAAGGAGGCGATGGCATCCAAGAAACCCTCGGATATGAGCGAGTCGATCAAGGAACTCGCCAAGGCAATGGACAACTTAAGGATGAAAATCGAGGATACCAGCGTCTTGCAGTTGACGATGAGCGACAAGGTATTGGAGGCCGCAGAGGAGATCATGCAGATCAAGGACCAGCTCCCGCGACACGCCCCACCCAAGACAGTCGTTCAACAGAATGGGCATCAGCCTCCTCAGACTTAGCAAAACTGGTAAAGACATGGACCCAAAAGCAAGCGCTAGCTGAGAGTGGACTAGAGTCTCAATTGCTGAACCTCGCTCAACGGGTCGATGCCTTATGCCAAAGCTTAGAACCTAATTCCTTTAAAGGTCTAGGCGAATTGGCCG is part of the Acaryochloris sp. CCMEE 5410 genome and encodes:
- a CDS encoding AAA family ATPase — encoded protein: MRHNHRIYQTKDAFELEGYNRSDVEVFSKRHRAIVKAVRDEGLEVTPENKKLKVLPTRKAKRGVGKKLEIIQDHWREEARSQGVGHPVLAEPLAVMPDPDRARYEVESAIRHYAEWSSIFEKDDIYAYVFKTLKRQGMAMEQVDEAIKQSKELIPVERGFTTVTAVEEEAQIHQRWMEGQGQAQPMVAHPSLLGISVELNEDQAKAILNTLTSTDRYQIWQGFPGVGKSRTLGVLKTLLNGSGLNIRGFSPTIPAAKKLQDELGITTNTVEHLVLHQVDDSPNQVWLIDESGMMSRRQMKVILEKAEPIGAQVIFVGDAGQNSSIEAGNPFKFMQRNGATTHRIEEIVRQKVDVQKQAVELIARGRGIAALELLDANGYVIESGDKYEMAQAAADQYLALPLKEQEETLIIAGTNEERLDTEQAIRRGEKQAGRLGESSKIVQLKSRNLSIEQKRRVDWYRKGDYVRLLQTSRSASIKRGQLYKVEAREGDELVVSSFGGRLYRFKPSKYKLKEVYSAHKFDVAVGDKLRWTTTIKENNWINGQQLTVTALDGLNMKVRDHEGRSHDVPLTQPLALEYDRVWTSYRSQSGTKKRTIVITTNDRTSSREPFLVDISRQEHELTVYTESLNKLRNRVAKSNTQKSALDLIEGTYGHQQSTTERQQSTADHQRASNPTRSTHGRDHHPDQSSRRGPSPEPTYPRREQRTQVPGQRTDQHHPNGSQSRSQPVHPGVQGGDGIQETLGYERVDQGTRQGNGQLKDENRGYQRLAVDDERQGIGGRRGDHADQGPAPATRPTQDSRSTEWASASSDLAKLVKTWTQKQALAESGLESQLLNLAQRVDALCQSLEPNSFKGLGELADLARELQGQTALAQNLTYISQSIDQIDQTIEQSLSQQRIRAIADSVAEWRTGQELANAVTEMVDVLTQGSEGLDRAIIRLQAGIEATQSLDVQFPAMAELVDAVQDWQTEVEVSAVMDEVQDLVASITVPQFPDMGDLAQDVHDLNEEQALTESGLVEQLVELTTQINELAKPQQVQFEGIEQLAEIVNELQQGQSLAQVQPQLQAITQQIEAFNAKQPTYSFAKIKELADTVSEWRAHESITQHIGALNDLTVRAQRSLKTFPAMLQLAKSVKAMRSVDALVNGPVAEQLKEVAQQLTDRGMSVTPKPKTIDDQVFWKPDYSGVERPDYIDEKHWDEWVASCAHPDVIKARLHSIADDQVIDRLLGAKIEDIATRRRDGSFKTVRSQYHIEPIRALINDRKEPEVLSYREMAEGGGWWVDAGVDPLSFEGLGPNEEPTLSLYGTFKPDTPRIDMKKTRRARAKDPNAPLKYRKYENPMGPKRELFERDMAFQPVPDPIAKRIFAKYGVAQTDEEKAKGFWYTVYKHPEIPIYRTEGDKKDAALVSQGRVVIGGQGVNIGYRAKNQHDEKLERRVLHPQLDVFAVPGREFRYAHDWDSEQSTVWNVRREMVREAELIEERDCKTWRIPWDSEQGKGVDDLIANHGPIAFERADKNAYPMEREITMHYRGQYTQIKKRLNRHFGCAVHDIPIYLEAMKDGDAMDGIRVLWESSTARSFQHYHDKQHYIEGIIKLSDAYRRLVRKDGDPKAMQILVNRLKRARPIIKVEARSRNIKRGRGR